TAGGGCAGGCAGCCAAGGCCCCGCAATACATAAGATGTAATTATTTCAACGGTTTGCATGGGCGGGCCCTGCCTGCTGCCACAGCAATTAAAGCTGTAAATCCGGGACTGATTGTTGTCGCAGAAGGTGGAGACGGCGATATGTATGGAGAAGGTGGCAACCATTTCATACATACAATCAGAAGAAATCCGGATATTACACATTTGGTGCACAACAATATGATTTACGGTTTAACCAAAGGCCAGGCTTCACCCACCAGTATGCGCGGGATTAAAACACCTGTGCAGGTTTCCGGGGTTACATTGGAACCATTCAATCCGCTGGCTGTTGCCCTGGTGTTGCAGGCTACCTTTGTGGCCAGAGCATTTTCCGGAGATGAAGAAAAAACAACGGAAATTATCAAAAAGGGCATGCAGCATAAGGGTTATGCACTAATTGATATATTTCACCCTTGTGTTTCTTTTAACAAAGTCAATAATTTCAAATGGT
This genomic window from Candidatus Margulisiibacteriota bacterium contains:
- a CDS encoding thiamine pyrophosphate-dependent enzyme, which encodes MNNEYEFKEKLDIAWCPGCGNYNILNSIKKAIKDLAIPQQKYVMVSGIGQAAKAPQYIRCNYFNGLHGRALPAATAIKAVNPGLIVVAEGGDGDMYGEGGNHFIHTIRRNPDITHLVHNNMIYGLTKGQASPTSMRGIKTPVQVSGVTLEPFNPLAVALVLQATFVARAFSGDEEKTTEIIKKGMQHKGYALIDIFHPCVSFNKVNNFKWYKDNTYYLPDNYDSSNQMLALEKSLETDRFPLGILYQKPGKPVFEEQLNAYKTDKTPLYQRRPDKEKIFKILEETR